In Leptospira perdikensis, one genomic interval encodes:
- a CDS encoding bactofilin family protein: MSKKEMQTTITEHGVIATILGKETAFSGTLAFKKPLQISGDFTGEIISDGYLVISEGARVKANIKAGTVVVGGTIIGNVTATQRLEMLATGKVQGNIRTAKLQIADGVVFDGNCEMLSSEET, from the coding sequence ATGTCAAAAAAAGAAATGCAAACAACCATCACCGAACACGGAGTAATTGCCACTATCCTCGGAAAAGAAACAGCATTTAGCGGAACTTTAGCGTTCAAGAAACCTTTACAAATTTCCGGTGATTTCACCGGCGAAATCATCTCTGATGGTTACCTTGTAATCAGTGAAGGTGCTAGAGTGAAAGCAAACATCAAAGCAGGTACTGTTGTTGTCGGTGGAACCATCATTGGGAACGTAACTGCCACACAAAGATTGGAAATGTTAGCAACAGGAAAAGTCCAAGGTAATATTCGTACAGCAAAACTTCAAATTGCTGATGGTGTTGTTTTTGACGGAAATTGTGAAATGCTAAGTAGCGAAGAAACTTAG